A single Lactuca sativa cultivar Salinas chromosome 8, Lsat_Salinas_v11, whole genome shotgun sequence DNA region contains:
- the LOC111906962 gene encoding F-box/kelch-repeat protein At3g06240 has product MENLPDDVLSNIFIRLLAKQLAQMRCICKDWNALLSKSSFVKSHLHHSIQNNDDIFLLFKWGHFLGCNPFIARPVHSLAIKPTNFIKLPVNFQSKNSFKYRNVIGSVNGLICFSYNLYDGGYVVHIWNPSLSAVLTLPPCSSRSRNSETILFRFGYDPKTDDYKVVKITCLSNPRRIEPQVEVYSMRKGSWELISQSFPSHITIIMDHDDVCVDGHNGHLHWFGSTGLEWKPETILAFDLGVETFSEIPPPPDSLLHHHGHCFSVLGVLGGKFCLMSSVRDGKCEVWVMDEYGVAESWVKRRFCLYDPVAARSKIFKIKGDGQFITKIVEYVDSLVWVAPAKHELSKWHVLISILNRNQLLKGLQMAITGIFRFLFQR; this is encoded by the coding sequence ATGGAGAACCTTCCAGACGATGTTCTATCAAACATATTCATCAGGTTATTGGCAAAACAACTTGCTCAAATGAGGTGCATTTGTAAAGATTGGAATGCACTCTTATCTAAATCCTCCTTTGTAAAATCCCACCTCCATCATTCTATCCAAAACAACGATGATATTTTCTTACTCTTCAAATGGGGACATTTTCTAGGTTGTAATCCATTCATAGCACGCCCAGTTCATTCTCTCGCTATCAAACCAACTAATTTCATAAAATTGCCGGTCAATTTCCaatctaaaaatagttttaaataCCGCAATGTCATTGGATCTGTGAACGGATTAATATGCTTTAGTTACAACTTGTATGATGGTGGTTATGTTGTTCACATATGGAACCCTTCTCTCTCGGCTGTGTTAACTCTCCCGCCATGTTCATCGCGCTCCCGTAATTCAGAAACTATCCTTTTCCGATTTGGGTATGATCCCAAAACCGATGATTACAAAGTTGTTAAGATTACATGCCTTTCTAACCCACGCAGAATAGAACCCCAAGTTGAGGTTTATAGCATGAGAAAGGGTTCCTGGGAGTTGATATCTCAAAGCTTTCCATCGCACATCACAATAATTATGGAtcatgatgatgtttgtgtagaTGGTCATAATGGCCATCTTCATTGGTTTGGTTCTACTGGTTTGGAGTGGAAGCCAGAAACGATATTGGCATTTGATTTGGGTGTAGAGACATTCAGTGAGATACCTCCTCCTCCAGATTCTTTACTACATCACCATGGACACTGCTTCAGTGTGTTGGGAGTTTTGGGTGGAAAATTTTGTTTGATGTCAAGTGTTAGAGATGGTAAATGTGAGGTGTGGGTGATGGATGAGTATGGGGTGGCTGAATCATGGGTCAAACGTCGTTTCTGTTTGTATGATCCAGTTGCAGCCCGGAGTAAAATCTTCAAGATTAAGGGTGATGGACAATTCATAACCAAGATTGTGGAGTATGTTGACAGTCTTGTTTGGGTAGCACCTGCCAAGCATGAGTTGTCAAAATGGCATGTCTTGATTTCTATTTTGAATAGAAATCAGCTGTtaaaagggcttcaaatggcaaTAACAGGCATCTTTCGATTTCTATTTCAAAGATGA